The following coding sequences are from one Bos indicus x Bos taurus breed Angus x Brahman F1 hybrid chromosome 5, Bos_hybrid_MaternalHap_v2.0, whole genome shotgun sequence window:
- the LOC113893117 gene encoding cytochrome c oxidase assembly protein COX14 isoform X1 yields MGLTLERDNMPTAKQLADIGYKTFSTSMMLLTVYGGYLCSVRAYHYFQRRSSRRQAAEEQKTSGAL; encoded by the exons ATGGGACTTACTTTGGAAA GGGACAACATGCCAACTGCCAAGCAACTAGCTGACATTGGCTACAAGACCTTCTCCACCTCCATGATGCTCCTCACTGTGTACGGGGGTTACCTCTGCAGTGTCCGAGCCTACCACTATTTCCAGCGGCGCAGCTCCCGGCGCCAGGCTGCAGAAGAACAGAAGACCTCAGGAGCCCTATAG
- the LOC113893117 gene encoding cytochrome c oxidase assembly protein COX14 isoform X2 has product MPTAKQLADIGYKTFSTSMMLLTVYGGYLCSVRAYHYFQRRSSRRQAAEEQKTSGAL; this is encoded by the coding sequence ATGCCAACTGCCAAGCAACTAGCTGACATTGGCTACAAGACCTTCTCCACCTCCATGATGCTCCTCACTGTGTACGGGGGTTACCTCTGCAGTGTCCGAGCCTACCACTATTTCCAGCGGCGCAGCTCCCGGCGCCAGGCTGCAGAAGAACAGAAGACCTCAGGAGCCCTATAG